A region from the Oceanidesulfovibrio marinus genome encodes:
- the yjgA gene encoding ribosome biogenesis factor YjgA — MAKKRRPYWYADEDEDQPKSKSQKKREMTALQEKGEKLASLPDAQFAKLLELDLPDELKEALSEYRQLSKHEALRRQAQYIGKLMRQADDDELSIFLDGLDALQRQENALHKAVENERQALLAGDDTAEPVLNALRQRYGEEAAAEAAQLAELARAEKEKGGKPHNYRKLYRHLRDIALEGPKEEGE, encoded by the coding sequence ATGGCTAAAAAACGCCGCCCGTACTGGTACGCGGATGAAGACGAAGACCAGCCCAAGAGCAAGTCGCAGAAAAAACGCGAGATGACGGCGCTGCAGGAGAAGGGCGAGAAGCTGGCCTCGCTGCCGGACGCCCAGTTCGCCAAGCTGCTGGAGCTCGATCTCCCGGATGAGCTCAAGGAAGCGCTGAGCGAGTACCGCCAGCTCTCCAAGCACGAAGCGCTCAGGCGGCAGGCGCAGTACATCGGCAAGCTCATGCGGCAGGCGGACGATGACGAGCTGTCCATCTTTCTGGACGGCCTGGATGCTCTGCAACGCCAGGAAAACGCGCTGCACAAGGCCGTGGAGAACGAGCGCCAGGCCCTGCTGGCCGGCGATGATACGGCCGAGCCTGTGCTCAATGCGCTCCGGCAACGCTACGGCGAGGAAGCCGCGGCCGAGGCTGCGCAACTTGCCGAGCTGGCCCGCGCTGAAAAAGAAAAGGGCGGCAAGCCCCACAACTACCGCAAGCTTTACCGCCACCTGCGTGACATCGCCCTGGAAGGTCCCAAAGAAGAAGGCGAGTAG
- a CDS encoding rhodanese-like domain-containing protein, with the protein MRRFFIWCGIIVVLAALTVGWNYIWRAVGVPQIKAETLEMWLFTRPPAGAEPPLLVDVRTGFEYNWFHIPGAVHAPGVIWGDTHAIDAKIKGRTVVVVCMTGHRSQFGAWSLIRHGAADVRNLEWGMIGWLLSGGPVVSSDQEPAAGSAVNGTNATQRKGTDENG; encoded by the coding sequence ATGCGACGCTTTTTCATCTGGTGCGGCATCATTGTGGTGCTGGCCGCGCTCACCGTGGGCTGGAACTACATCTGGCGTGCGGTCGGCGTGCCGCAGATCAAGGCGGAGACCCTGGAAATGTGGCTGTTCACCAGGCCGCCTGCCGGTGCCGAGCCGCCGCTGCTGGTCGATGTGCGCACCGGGTTCGAGTATAACTGGTTCCACATCCCGGGAGCCGTGCACGCGCCGGGCGTCATCTGGGGCGATACCCACGCCATCGACGCCAAGATCAAGGGCCGCACCGTGGTGGTTGTCTGCATGACCGGCCACCGCTCGCAGTTTGGCGCCTGGTCGCTTATCCGACACGGTGCCGCCGACGTGCGCAACCTGGAGTGGGGCATGATCGGCTGGCTGCTGTCCGGCGGTCCCGTGGTCTCCTCGGATCAGGAGCCCGCTGCCGGCTCCGCAGTCAACGGCACGAACGCCACACAACGCAAAGGCACGGACGAGAATGGCTAA
- a CDS encoding UbiA-like polyprenyltransferase, with protein MGTLAKTGALLRMVKIEHSVFALPFAYLGAFVSAGGWPGWRAFILLTVAMVAVRSFAMAWNRLVDLPYDSRNPRTAARPLITGEITVRETKTFLAATAVVFILAAAGLNWLCLVLAPLALVWSAFYSYTKRFTLMCHFALGSVLGLAPVAGWIAPRPAFSLPPILFFLGVTFWVAGFDILYALQDVEFDRENDLHSIPAELGVKPALVIARLSHVNAALFFLLGGWAAWLSWPYFLTWAIVAGVMLWEHRLIKPDDLSKVNMAFFTLNGVISIALFLGALISLA; from the coding sequence ATGGGAACACTGGCCAAAACCGGAGCGCTGCTGCGCATGGTGAAGATCGAGCACTCGGTCTTCGCGCTGCCCTTTGCCTATCTGGGCGCATTCGTCTCTGCAGGCGGATGGCCGGGGTGGCGTGCCTTCATTCTGCTCACCGTGGCCATGGTCGCGGTGCGCTCCTTTGCCATGGCCTGGAACCGGCTGGTGGACCTGCCGTATGATTCCCGGAATCCCCGCACAGCCGCACGGCCGCTGATCACGGGCGAGATCACCGTCCGCGAGACCAAAACCTTCCTGGCCGCCACGGCCGTGGTCTTCATCCTGGCTGCCGCCGGGCTCAACTGGCTCTGCCTTGTGCTTGCGCCGCTGGCCCTGGTGTGGTCCGCATTTTACAGCTATACTAAGCGGTTCACGCTCATGTGCCACTTCGCGCTGGGCTCTGTGCTGGGGCTTGCGCCCGTTGCCGGGTGGATCGCGCCGCGGCCCGCGTTCTCGCTGCCGCCGATCCTGTTCTTCCTCGGCGTCACGTTCTGGGTGGCCGGCTTCGATATCCTATACGCCCTGCAGGATGTAGAGTTCGACCGTGAGAACGACTTGCACTCCATACCCGCGGAGCTCGGCGTCAAGCCCGCCCTGGTCATCGCCCGGCTCTCGCACGTAAACGCCGCGCTCTTTTTCCTGCTCGGTGGGTGGGCCGCCTGGCTCTCCTGGCCGTACTTCCTCACCTGGGCCATCGTCGCCGGCGTGATGCTCTGGGAGCACCGGCTCATCAAGCCCGACGATCTTTCCAAGGTGAACATGGCCTTTTTCACGCTGAACGGCGTGATCTCCATCGCCCTGTTCCTGGGCGCTCTGATCTCCCTGGCCTGA